One genomic segment of Mesoterricola silvestris includes these proteins:
- a CDS encoding PD-(D/E)XK nuclease-like domain-containing protein produces MILPNVPGINPNIPFADYLKLPGLSASALKKLMRSPLAFKWAKDHPDTGSTPALAMGTATHTAILEPERFKEDYVIWDGDKRGKDWLAFKEANANRSILSASEYENVEGMRNAIRNFGPAARYLQDGIAEVTIQWIDPETGRPMRGRVDWVTKINGQTVLSDLKTTRDSSPRKFGADAYKLGYHIQSALYCDGWYHLTGEFPRFVFLAVESKEPYEPAVFNTPEDVLAQGHEEYMRLQATLKECEDTNTWPPRAMEEQDLTLPAWAMDSEDEDLSDIGLDLTA; encoded by the coding sequence ATGATTCTGCCCAACGTCCCGGGCATCAACCCCAACATCCCGTTTGCGGATTACCTCAAGCTGCCGGGATTGAGCGCGTCAGCCCTTAAGAAGCTCATGCGCTCCCCGCTGGCCTTCAAGTGGGCCAAGGATCATCCCGACACCGGCTCAACCCCTGCCCTCGCCATGGGAACCGCAACCCACACCGCCATCCTGGAGCCCGAACGCTTCAAGGAGGATTACGTCATCTGGGACGGCGACAAGCGGGGGAAGGACTGGCTTGCCTTCAAGGAGGCCAACGCGAACCGGTCAATTTTGTCCGCATCCGAGTATGAGAACGTGGAGGGGATGCGGAATGCCATCCGCAATTTCGGCCCTGCCGCCCGCTACCTCCAAGACGGCATCGCGGAAGTCACCATCCAATGGATCGACCCGGAAACCGGAAGGCCCATGCGAGGCCGAGTGGATTGGGTTACCAAGATCAACGGGCAAACCGTTCTCTCGGACCTCAAGACCACCCGCGACAGCAGCCCGCGCAAGTTCGGAGCCGATGCCTACAAACTCGGCTACCACATCCAATCCGCCCTCTACTGCGACGGCTGGTATCACCTCACCGGAGAATTTCCGCGGTTCGTCTTTCTGGCCGTGGAAAGCAAGGAACCCTACGAACCCGCCGTGTTCAACACCCCTGAGGATGTCCTGGCCCAGGGGCACGAAGAATACATGCGCCTCCAGGCAACCCTCAAGGAATGCGAAGACACGAACACCTGGCCGCCCAGGGCCATGGAAGAACAGGACCTCACGCTGCCGGCCTGGGCCATGGACAGCGAAGACGAAGACCTCTCAGACATCGGCCTCGACCTCACCGCATAG